In Citrus sinensis cultivar Valencia sweet orange chromosome 4, DVS_A1.0, whole genome shotgun sequence, one DNA window encodes the following:
- the LOC102610605 gene encoding NAC domain-containing protein 83, with product MEKINFMKNGVLRLPPGFRFHPTDEELVVQYLKRKIFACPLPASIIPEVDVCKSDPWDLPGDVAQERYFFSTREAKYPNGNRSNRATGSGYWKATGLDKQIATSRGNQIVGMKKTLVFYRGKPPHGSRTDWIMHEYRLVTAANAPQKKNFAQTPAVATDNWVLCRIFLKKRGAKSEDEETCTEIGGTRANGPKPVFYDFMRKEERADLNLVPTSSSSGSSGVTEVSSNESDDHEESSCNSFPYFRRKQQ from the exons ATGGAGAAGATCAATTTTATGAAGAATGGTGTGCTGAGACTGCCTCCGGGATTCCGGTTTCATCCTACGGACGAAGAACTTGTTGTTCAGTACTTGAAGCGCAAGATTTTTGCCTGCCCCTTGCCCGCTTCCATAATTCCAGAAGTTGATGTTTGCAAGTCTGATCCTTGGGATTTGCCAG gtgaTGTGGCGCAAGAGAGGTATTTTTTCAGCACAAGGGAAGCTAAGTACCCAAACGGGAACAGATCGAACAGGGCCACGGGGTCTGGTTATTGGAAGGCAACTGGGCTTGACAAGCAAATTGCGACTTCCAGGGGCAACCAAATCGTGGGAATGAAAAAAACTCTCGTTTTTTATAGAGGCAAGCCACCACACGGCTCTAGGACTGATTGGATCATGCATGAATACCGCCTTGTTACTGCTGCCAATGCCcctcaaaagaaaaactttgCCCAG ACCCCAGCTGTGGCAACGGACAATTGGGTTCTATGCCGCATctttttgaagaaaagagGAGCCAAGAGTGAGGATGAGGAAACGTGCACCGAAATTGGAGGAACCAGGGCTAACGGGCCCAAGCCggttttttatgattttatgagAAAGGAGGAAAGGGCTGACTTGAACCTTGTTCCAACTTCATCTTCCTCAGGCTCAAGTGGAGTCACTGAAGtttcttcaaatgaatcagACGATCATGAAGAGAGTAGTTGCAATAGCTTCCCTTACTTTAGAAGAAAACAGCAGtaa